A single Hippocampus zosterae strain Florida chromosome 1, ASM2543408v3, whole genome shotgun sequence DNA region contains:
- the LOC127607514 gene encoding sideroflexin-1, with protein sequence MAAEISTSININEPRWDQSTFAGRAKHFFTVTDPRNVLLTKEQLERAHKIITDYRKGIVSPGLTEDELWRAKYVFDSAFHPDTGEKMILIGRMSAQVPMNMTITGCMMTFYKTTPAVLFWQWINQSFNAIVNYTNRSGDAPITVSQLGTAYVSATTGAVATALGLNSLTKHVSPLIGRFVPFAAVAAANCINIPLMRQRELKHGIPITDENDNRIGESSKAAQQAISQVVVSRILMASPGMAIPPFLMNHLEKKAFLRRFPWMSAPIQVSLVGFCLVFATPLCCALFPQKSSISVSRLEPELQENIRVSHPGLERVYFNKGL encoded by the exons ATGGCTGCAGAGATCTCTACGTCCATAAACATCAACGAGCCCCGTTGGGACCAAAGCACATTTGCGGGCCGCGCCAAGCATTTCTTTACCGTCACTGACCCGCGAAACGTCCTCCTCACCAAGGAACAGCTTGAACGCGCACACAAAATCATCACCGACTACAG AAAAGGAATCGTCTCCCCGGGGCTGACGGAAGACGAACTGTGGCGAGCCAAATATGTTTTTGATTCCGCTTTCCATCCGGATACCGGAGAAAAGATGATCTTGATTGGCCGCATGTCAGCGCAAGTTCCGATGAATATGACCATCACTGGATGCATGATGACATTTTACAA GACCACTCCAGCTGTGTTGTTCTGGCAGTGGATCAATCAGTCTTTCAACGCAATCGTGAACTACACCAACCGCAGCGGCGACGCTCCCATCACAGTCAG TCAGCTGGGCACAGCGTATGTCTCGGCCACCACAGGGGCAGTCGCCACCGCGCTCGGACTAAACTCACTGACAAAG CATGTCTCACCTCTGATCGGACGCTTTGTTCCGTTCGCTGCTGTAGCCGCTGCAAATTGCATCAACATCCCGCTAATGAGGCAGAG AGAACTGAAGCATGGCATTCCCATAACAGACGAGAACGACAACAGGATAGGAGAGTCATCCAAAGCTGCACAGCAGGCTATCTCTCAGGTTGTGGTCTCAAGGATCCTCATGGCTTCTCCGGGGATGG ccaTCCCGCCCTTTTTAATGAATCATTTGGAGAAGAAGGCTTTCCTGAGG AGGTTCCCGTGGATGAGTGCACCAATTCAAGTCAGCCTGGTGGGATTCTG cctGGTGTTTGCGACTCCACTGTGCTGCGCGTTGTTCCCCCAGAAGAG CTCTATATCAGTTAGTCGCCTGGAGCCTGAGCTGCAAGAGAACATCCGGGTCAGTCACCCGGGCCTGGAGCGTGTCTACTTCAACAAGGGGCTCTGA
- the LOC127607499 gene encoding serine/threonine-protein phosphatase 2A catalytic subunit alpha isoform-like isoform X3 — MGDYVDRGYYSVETVTLLVCLKVRFRERITILRGNHETRQLTQVYGFYDECQMKYGNVTVWKYFTDLFDYLPLTALVDNQILCLHGGLSPSIVTLENIRALDRLQEVPHEGPMCDLLWSDPDEHYGWDISLRGAGYTFGQDISETFNHANGLILVSRAHQLEMEGFNWCHDKNVVTIFSAPNYCYRCGNKAAIMELEDTLKCSFQQFDAAPRKEEPQSSWRFPDYFL; from the exons ATGGGAGACTATGTGGATAGAGGCTATTATTCCGTGGAGACAGTAACGCTCCTTGTTTGTCTGAAg GTCAGGTTTCGTGAAAGAATCACCATTCTGAGAGGAAACCATGAGACAAGACAGCTCACACAGGTGTATGGCTTCTACGATGAATGCCAGATGAAATACGGAAATGTTACTGTTTGGAAGTACTTTACTGATCTTTTTGATTATTTGCCCCTGACTGCTCTGGTAGATAACCAG ATTTTGTGTTTACATGGAGGATTGTCTCCTTCAATAGTCACACTGGAAAACATCCGAGCATTGGATCGCTTGCAAGAGGTTCCTCACGAG GGTCCAATGTGTGACTTGTTGTGGTCTGACCCAGACGAGCACTATGGATGGGACATTTCTCTTCGTGGTGCCGGTTACACCTTTGGGCAGGACATCTCAGAGACTTTTAACCATGCAAACGGACTCATTTTGGTTTCGCGAGCACACCAGCTGGAGATGGAG GGCTTTAACTGGtgccatgacaaaaatgtcgtGACGATCTTCAGTGCGCCAAACTATTGTTACCGTTGTGGAAACAAGGCAGCGATCATGGAACTTGAAGACACACTGAAATGCTCCTT CCAACAGTTCGACGCAGCCCCCCGCAAGGAAGAGCCCCAATCATCGTGGCGATTTCCAGATTATTTCCTCTAA